A window from Balearica regulorum gibbericeps isolate bBalReg1 chromosome 1, bBalReg1.pri, whole genome shotgun sequence encodes these proteins:
- the PTMS gene encoding parathymosin, with the protein MSEKRVEEAPAELSAKEMKEKKEKLEEKTVHKEKKKEIVEDEENGAEEDEEENPDDVDDEGGDEDEEGDENGQEQDGHAEKRSAEEEVSDSVRVMAVRRN; encoded by the exons ATGTCGGAAAAACGCGTCGAAGAGGCGCCGGCGGAGCTGAGCGCTAAG gaaatgaaagaaaagaaggaaaaacttgaGGAGAAAACAGtccataaagaaaagaagaaagagataGTAGAG GATGAGGAAAATGGAGCtgaagaggatgaggaagagaatCCTGATGATGTGGATGATGAAGGTGGTGATGAGGATGAAG AAGGAGACGAGAATGGTCAAGAGCAGGATGGTCATGCAGAAAAACGAtctgcagaggaagaggtgAGTGATAGCGTGAGAGTAATGGCAGTGAGAAGGAACTAG